The genomic window GACACGACGACTCTCGTCGCCGCGCTGTTGCACGACACGGTGGAGGACACCGGTTACTCGTTGGCGCAGCTGACCGAGGAGTTCGGTGAAGAGGTCGCGCACCTCGTCGACGGAGTCACCAAACTCGACAAAGTGGTTCTCGGCACAGCCGCCGAGGGCGAGACGATCCGCAAGATGATCATCGCGATGGCTCGCGACCCGCGGGTACTGGTCATCAAGGTGGCCGACCGCCTGCACAACATGCGCACGATGCGTTTCCTGCCACCCGAGAAGCAGGCGCGGAAGGCAAAGGAAACCCTGGAAGTCATTGCGCCGCTCGCTCATCGCCTCGGAATGGCGACCGTCAAGTGGGAGCTCGAGGACCTGGCCTTCGCAATCCTGCATCCGAAGAAGTACGACGAGATCGTCCGACTCGTCGCCGATCGAGCTCCGTCGAGAGACACCTACCTGGAAAAGGTCAGGGTCGAGATCAACGCATCGCTGTCCGCGTCGCGCATCAACGCAGTGGTCGAAGGCAGACCGAAACACTACTGGTCGATCTATCAAAAAATGATCGTCAAGGGCCGCGATTTCGACGATATCCATGACCTCGTCGGAGTGCGCATCCTGTGCGACGAGATTCGCGACTGTTACGCGGCAGTCGGCGTCGTACATTCTTTGTGGCAGCCGATGGCCGGCCGATTCAAGGACTACATCGCGCAGCCTCGTTACGGGGTCTATCAGTCGTTGCACACCACCGTGGTCGGTCCTGAAGGGAAGCCTCTCGAGGTACAGATCCGGACGCGAGACATGCACCGGACGGCAGAGTTCGGAATCGCAGCGCACTGGCGTTACAAGGAAACCCGCGGCAAGCACGGCAACGACAACGCCGAAGTCGACGACATGGCGTGGATGCGTCAACTTCTCGACTGGCAGCGGGAGGCTGCGGATCCGGGGGAGTTCCTCGAGTCGTTGCGGTACGACCTCGCAGTCAAAGAGATCTTCGTGTTCACGCCCAAGGGCGACGTCGTGACGCTTCCCGCTGGTTCGTGCCCCGTCGACTTCGCCTACGCCGTACACACCGAAGTCGGGCACCGCTGCATCGGCGCCAGGGTCAACGGAAGGCTCGTTGCACTCGAACGCACGCTCGACAACGGCGAGGTCGTCGAGGTGTTCACCTCGAAGGCCGTCACCGCAGGGCCGAGCAGGGACTGGCAGGGTTTCGTCGTCTCACCACGCGCGAAGACAAAGATCCGGCAGTGGTTTGCCAAGGAGCGCCGAGAGGAAGCGCTCGAAGCGGGCAAGGACGCCATCGCCAAGGAAGTCCGGCGGGGCGGTCTACCTCTACAACGACTGATGAACGCGGAGTCGATGTCGACGATCGCGCACGAGCTTCGATACGTCGACGTGTCCGCGCTGTACACCGCGGTCGGCGAGAGTCATGTTTCGGCGCAGCACGTCGTGCAGCGGTTGGTGGCTCACCTCGGCGGCGTCGGCGACGTCGAGGAGGAATTGGCCGAGCGTTCGACTCCGTCCACCATTCCGACACGTCCACGCCAGGTCGGCGACGCGGGCGTTCTGGTGTCCGGTACCGAAGGCGTCGTTGCCAAGTTGGCGAAGTGCTGCACACCGGTTCCGGGTGACGAAATCCTCGGGTTCGTCACCCGTGGCGGTTCGGTCAGCGTGCACCGCACCGACTGCACCAACGCGACCTCGCTCGGCGAGCAGTCCGAGCGGTTCATCGATGTCGAGTGGGCGCCGTCCGCGTCCTCGGTGTTTTTGGTGGCGATCCAGATCGAAGCACTCGATCGGCACCGCTTGCTGTCCGACGTCACCAAGGCACTCGCCGACGAGAAGGTCAACATCTTGTCCGCGTCGGTCGCTACTTCGGGCGACCGCGTGGCGATCAGCAAGTTCACCTTCGAGATGGGTGACCCCAAGCACCTGGGGCACGTCCTCAACGTCGTGCGCAATGTCGAAGGCGTGTACGACGTGTATCGGTTGACCTCCGCGGCCTGACCGTCGAACCATGTGAACGGAAATACACAGCCCGCTGTGTATTTCCGTTCACATGGAGACAGCTAGGAGGTCGCCGTCTGGATGACTACCGATGCGTTGGGAAGCCCATCGTTCCCCGGCGTCGAGACACCGGCGGCCGCGACTGCGTCGAGAGTGGCCAGGCCAGCATCGTCGATGGTGCCGAACACCGTGTACTGCGGAGGTAAGACAGAGTCCGCGTAGACCAGGAAGAACTGGCTGCCGTTGGTGTCGGGGCCTGCGTTCGCCATAGCCACTGTTCCGCGCGGGTACACGACCGGACTGGAGGCTGCCGGGTCGTCGACGGCATACGCGGTTGTCGGGTACTCGTTGGCGAATTCGTAGCCAGGGCCACGGTTGCCTTTGCCGGACGGGTCACCGCACTGCAAAACCTGCAGCCCCTCGGTTGTCGTGAGACGGTGGCAGATCGTGTCGTCGAAGTAGCCTTGCGAGGACAGCGATACGAAGCTGTTCACAGTGCATGGTGCTTCGGCGCGGTCCAGTGTCAGTCCGATCGGTCCCTGGCTCGTTGTCAGCGCCACCTGGGCCGTGCCGACCGTCGACACATCAGTTTCCTGGGGCGCAGTGTTCTCTCTGATCGCTGGGGTCGCCGTGGGGTACGCACAGGACGTCGTCGACGCTTCTGATGCTGGTACGGCCGGCAATGCACCGAACCGGCTGAGATCGAGAGGCTGCGCTTGTGTGGTGGTTGCCGCACTCGACGTGGTCGACGCCGCAGGCTGGGGTGTGTCCGAGGTCGTGGACGAGCACCCGGCCAGCATCAACCCGGCTGCCGCTGCGGTGACGAGAAGTGCCGTCGTCCGCATCAGAGATCGCTCACCATAGTGGTGATGTCGACAGGGAGTGCAGGCTTGCCGTCGGCCCCGCCGCCCTCGACGCCACCTGCTGCGACCTTGTCCAAGGTCTCGAGGCCGGTCTCGTCGATCGTGCCGAACACGGTGTACGCAGGTGGAAGTGTGGAGTCACCGTAGACGAGGAAGAATTGGCTCCCGTTCGTTCCGGGCCCGGCATTCGCCATCGCGATCGTGCCACGTGGATACGCGATCGGCTCTTCGGCAGCCGGGTCGCCCTCCGCGTACTGGTCGGCCGGGAACTCGTCGGCGAACTGGTAGCCGGGGCCGCCCATTCCATTACCGGCCGGATCGCCGCACTGCAGCACCTGCAGGGAAGCGCCGGTCGTCAGACGGTGGCATTGGGTGCCGTCGTAGTAGCCCTGGTTGGCCAGGGACACGAAACTGTTGACCGTGCACGGCGACTGTGGATTGTCGAGCGTGAGCCCGATGTTTCCCTGGGTCGTACTCATGCTGTAGCTGAGGGCCTCGTCGCTCGTCGGAACACCGTCCGTACGAGGGGGAGTGTTCTCTTTCGCCGCAGGCTGGGGCGACGCGGGATAAGCGCAATCGACGGTCTCGGGCAGCGCCTCGGCTCGGCCGTCGGCAATCAGCGTGTCGCCGTTCGGCGTCGCGCCCGATGCCGTGTTCTCGGCGTCGTCGGAGCCCCGGGTGAGAGCGAACACCACCGCGACCGCACCGACCACGACCACGAGACCCAGCACGGATCCGGCGATGGTCAGCTGTTTACGCTTCTTGGCTCGTTCGGATCGACGTGCGAGTTGACGTTCGAGCTTCCTCTTCGCTGCCTCGCGCCGCTGCTCGTTGCTGGGCAATTGACGTGTCCTCCTGCTCGTCCAGGATCGACTCCGGTGGAGATCGATCCGGCTGCTCGACGGCCGTGACCGGCCGTGAGTGAGTGTGCCATTACATCCTGAGAGCATTCTGACGGGCATCTCCCTAGTGCGCCTGCCGGGATGCTGGCGACATGCAGCGTCGCGGGGTGCAACTATCCTGTCGAAGACCTTGCCGTACCGAATTAGGAGCTGCAGCTGTGCTCGTCACCGGATTCCCGGCGGGAATGTTCCAAACGAACTGTTATGTGCTGGCCCACGACGGGGCGGACCAATGTGTGATCGTCGACCCCGGTCAGGATGCGACCGAGCCGCTCTACCGTTTCTTGAGCGAGTCGGGGGTGAGCCCAACCGCGGTGCTCCTGACACACGGGCATCTCGATCACACGTGGTCGGTCGAACCGGTGTGCGAGAAGTTCGGCATTCCTGCGTACATCCACGCCGAGGACCGTTACATGCTGTCGGATCCGGTCAAGGGGACAGGACCTGCGCTTGCCGCGCTGCTGGGGGACACCACGTTCTCCGAACCGGAACTGGTCGAGGAGCTCGTCGGCGGAGCTTCGATCGAACTGGCCGGGATCACGTTCGGCGTCGTTCATACGCCCGGCCACACCCAGGGCTCGGTCGTTTTCACGGTCGATGTCGACACTCCGGACGGTCCCATCGCCATTGCATTGACGGGCGACACACTGTTCGCCGGCTCGATCGGGCGTACCGATCTGCCCGGCGGTAACCACGAGCAGCTGTTGCGGTCGATCGCGTCTTCGCTGTTGCCTCTCGCCGACGACACCGTGGTTCTGCCCGGGCACGGCGGCCGAAGTTCGATCGGAGCCGAGCGCGCGTCCAATCCGTTTCTCGTTGGACTCTCGGACCCCGAACAAGGAAAGCTGTGACCGTGAGCAAGCCGAGTACGTTCTCCGCGCCCAAGGGCATCCCCGATTACTTTCCGCCGAATTCTGCGGAATTCGTCGCTGTGCGAGAGGGACTTCTGTCCGCTGCTCGGAACGCCGGGTACGGACACATAGAACTCCCGATCTTCGAGGACACGGGGTTGTTCGCACGCGGGGTCGGCGAGTCGACGGACGTGGTCAGCAAAGAGATGTACACGTTCGCCGACCGTGGTGACCGCTCGGTGACACTGCGTCCCGAGGGAACGGCGGGCGTGATGCGTGCTGTCATAGAGCACGGTCTCGACCGCGGCGCGCTTCCCGTCAAACTTGCCTATGCGGGGCCGTTCTTCCGATACGAGCGCCCGCAGGCCGGACGCTACCGCCAGCTGCAACAGGTCGGCGTCGAAGCCATAGGCGTCGACGACCCCGCTCTGGATGCCGAGGTGATAGCGGTCGCGGACACCGGATTTCGTAGTCTGGGGCTCACCGACTTTCGGCTGGAGATCACCTCACTCGGTGACGACACGTGCCGGCCTCAATATCGTGAACGCCTCCAGGAGTTCCTGTTCGCGTTGCCGCTGGACGAAGAGACACGCACGCGGGCCGAGATCAACCCATTGCGGGTACTCGACGACAAACGGCCCGAGGTGCGCGAGATGACTGCGGACGCGCCGCTGATGCTCGATCACCTGTCGGATACCGCAAAAGCGCACTTCGACGAGGTTCTCGGACACCTCGACGCGTTGAACGTCGCATACGTCGTCAATCCGCGCATGGTGCGCGGCCTCGACTACTACACGAAGACGACATTCGAATTCGTCCACGACGGGCTCGGTGCACAGTCGGGAATCGGCGGTGGTGGCCGGTACGACGGGTTGATGGCCCAGCTCGGCGGCCAGGAACTGTCCGGCATCGGCTTCGGGCTCGGCGTCGACCGCACCATCCTGGCATTGGCAGCCGAGGGTAAATCGGCAGGAACTGCGGCCCGGTGCGCCGTGTTCGGGGTGCCGCTCGGAAACGATGCGAAAGCGAAGATCGTTGCCCTCGCAGGCGCCTTGCGCGCCAAGGGAATCAGCGTCGACCTCGCGTACGGCAACCGCGGTGTCAAGGGCGCTATGAAGGCGGCCGACAGGTCGGGTGCTCAGTACGCCCTGGTACTGGGAGACAAGGAGTTGGCCGACGGCAACGTCGTGGTCAAAGAACTGTCGACGGGGGAGCAGGCCGCCGTGGCGCTGACCGAGGTCGTGTCGTACTTGGAGGGGCACCTTGCCGGCTGACGGTGCGTCGGACGACCGCGTCGAATTGGATTTGATTCCGATCGAGCTGGTCGCCCCGCGCTTGCGGAAGGTTGCTGTCGGCGCGATCGTCGTGGGAATTCTGCTCGCCGTGATCGCGAGCTTCTTCCTCCCCCCGACCGTGGCCGTTGTTCTGGGCCTGGTCGTCGCGGTGCCAACGGCGGGCTCGGCGTGGATCGGTCTTCGGCGTCGTACGTGGCTGGTCGGCAACGTGATCCACACCCGAGGTGGATTTCGTACCAAGAAGGTCGAGGTGTCGTCGTTGGTCTCTGCCGAGGTCCAGGTCAGGACGGCACGAATCGATCAGATCTCGCTGCGCCTGTACGACGGTGCAACCAGGGCCACGATCGCACTCGCCCTGTACACCAACGGCGGGGGCCGCGAATTGCCGATCCTGTCACTGCGCCGCCTCGCCGACGCATTGTGGACGAGCGAGCTGGTGCCTGCGGCGGCGATCGCGTCGGTACTCGTCGATCAGCTGAAGGCCGAGGCGCGCGACGCAGGGCTCGACGAACGACCGTTGTATCGGGCGGCGCAGTTGGTCAGGGATGCTGGTCGCACACCGCTCGCGACCCTGACCGACGGAGAAGTCGCAGCGCTGACGAACTGACTTTCTCAGGTCACCAGGAACGCATCGAGCACAACGGATTCCGACGACCGTGAGCCCGACGTGACCACCAGTGCGCGGTTCAGATAGGTGAACTGCGGAACGGACGTTTCGATGTCGAGCGTGCCTCGGAAGTAGTACGACGCCGGGTCGATGTCCTCGGTGCTGTTCAACGATTCGATGACGTCGGCAGGGCCGAATTGCACGCCGCGGTAGCCGAGCGAAATATAGCCCCCGTCGGTGAGTTCCAAGATCAGGTCCGCAGAGAACCTGGTTCCGCCGTCGCCTCGTGTGACCGCAACGAGCGAACTGGACCCGGTCAGAGTTCCGTCGATGTCCGGGCCGGGCGCTGCGCCGCCGAGAATCGGTGTCACGATCCGTTCGCCCACAGGGACTTTCCCGATGTCGATGGGGGCACCGAGCGTGAGGCCGAGTCGAAGAATGGGTTCGAGAGTCGGCGCGATGGGGGCGGTCACGTGGGAGGGCTCCTCGGGGAGTCGGTGGGACACGGTCAGGGTGTTGGCGGGGCTACTTTTACACGCTATCGGAAGTCGAGTCCCTGCTCTCGCGCGCCTTGACATGTTGTAGAACGCATGTTCGACTGTGCGTATGCGATGGGCCGGTCAGACACTCGACGCCGGGGATGACGGGGCGCTACCGGGACTCGAACGGGCAGGTCTGGTTCGGAGTGTTCAGACGCCGGAGTTCGAGGGCATCACGTTTCACGAGGTGCTGTGCAAGAGTGCCCTCAACAAGGTCACCGGAGATTCGTCGCTACCGTTCTCGTGGACCGTCAATCCTGCACGCGGGTGCTCTCATGCGTGCCGCTACTGTTTCGCGCGGCCGACGCACGAGTACCTCGATCTCGATTCCGGCAACGACTTCGACTCTCAGATCGTGGTCAAGACGAACATCGCAGCCGTGCTGCGCAAGGAACTCGCGCGTCGATCGTGGAAACGCGAGCCCGTCGCGTTGGGTACGAACACCGATCCGTACCAACGGGCCGAGGGTCGATATCGGTTGATGCCCGGGATCATTCGTGCCCTCGCGGAGTCGGGCACGCCGTTCTCGATTCTGACCAAGGGGACGTTGTTGCGGCGGGACCTGCCCCTGCTCA from Rhodococcus sp. P1Y includes these protein-coding regions:
- a CDS encoding RelA/SpoT family protein produces the protein MEPAPVTEREAVPTVPTSASRRVRARLARRITAGRNAAVKPVLEPLVSLHRELYPKADLALLQRAYDVADERHATQMRKSGDPYITHPLAVANILAELGMDTTTLVAALLHDTVEDTGYSLAQLTEEFGEEVAHLVDGVTKLDKVVLGTAAEGETIRKMIIAMARDPRVLVIKVADRLHNMRTMRFLPPEKQARKAKETLEVIAPLAHRLGMATVKWELEDLAFAILHPKKYDEIVRLVADRAPSRDTYLEKVRVEINASLSASRINAVVEGRPKHYWSIYQKMIVKGRDFDDIHDLVGVRILCDEIRDCYAAVGVVHSLWQPMAGRFKDYIAQPRYGVYQSLHTTVVGPEGKPLEVQIRTRDMHRTAEFGIAAHWRYKETRGKHGNDNAEVDDMAWMRQLLDWQREAADPGEFLESLRYDLAVKEIFVFTPKGDVVTLPAGSCPVDFAYAVHTEVGHRCIGARVNGRLVALERTLDNGEVVEVFTSKAVTAGPSRDWQGFVVSPRAKTKIRQWFAKERREEALEAGKDAIAKEVRRGGLPLQRLMNAESMSTIAHELRYVDVSALYTAVGESHVSAQHVVQRLVAHLGGVGDVEEELAERSTPSTIPTRPRQVGDAGVLVSGTEGVVAKLAKCCTPVPGDEILGFVTRGGSVSVHRTDCTNATSLGEQSERFIDVEWAPSASSVFLVAIQIEALDRHRLLSDVTKALADEKVNILSASVATSGDRVAISKFTFEMGDPKHLGHVLNVVRNVEGVYDVYRLTSAA
- a CDS encoding DUF3237 family protein, with the translated sequence MTAPIAPTLEPILRLGLTLGAPIDIGKVPVGERIVTPILGGAAPGPDIDGTLTGSSSLVAVTRGDGGTRFSADLILELTDGGYISLGYRGVQFGPADVIESLNSTEDIDPASYYFRGTLDIETSVPQFTYLNRALVVTSGSRSSESVVLDAFLVT
- the hisS gene encoding histidine--tRNA ligase, translating into MSKPSTFSAPKGIPDYFPPNSAEFVAVREGLLSAARNAGYGHIELPIFEDTGLFARGVGESTDVVSKEMYTFADRGDRSVTLRPEGTAGVMRAVIEHGLDRGALPVKLAYAGPFFRYERPQAGRYRQLQQVGVEAIGVDDPALDAEVIAVADTGFRSLGLTDFRLEITSLGDDTCRPQYRERLQEFLFALPLDEETRTRAEINPLRVLDDKRPEVREMTADAPLMLDHLSDTAKAHFDEVLGHLDALNVAYVVNPRMVRGLDYYTKTTFEFVHDGLGAQSGIGGGGRYDGLMAQLGGQELSGIGFGLGVDRTILALAAEGKSAGTAARCAVFGVPLGNDAKAKIVALAGALRAKGISVDLAYGNRGVKGAMKAADRSGAQYALVLGDKELADGNVVVKELSTGEQAAVALTEVVSYLEGHLAG
- a CDS encoding peptidylprolyl isomerase; amino-acid sequence: MPSNEQRREAAKRKLERQLARRSERAKKRKQLTIAGSVLGLVVVVGAVAVVFALTRGSDDAENTASGATPNGDTLIADGRAEALPETVDCAYPASPQPAAKENTPPRTDGVPTSDEALSYSMSTTQGNIGLTLDNPQSPCTVNSFVSLANQGYYDGTQCHRLTTGASLQVLQCGDPAGNGMGGPGYQFADEFPADQYAEGDPAAEEPIAYPRGTIAMANAGPGTNGSQFFLVYGDSTLPPAYTVFGTIDETGLETLDKVAAGGVEGGGADGKPALPVDITTMVSDL
- a CDS encoding peptidylprolyl isomerase encodes the protein MRTTALLVTAAAAGLMLAGCSSTTSDTPQPAASTTSSAATTTQAQPLDLSRFGALPAVPASEASTTSCAYPTATPAIRENTAPQETDVSTVGTAQVALTTSQGPIGLTLDRAEAPCTVNSFVSLSSQGYFDDTICHRLTTTEGLQVLQCGDPSGKGNRGPGYEFANEYPTTAYAVDDPAASSPVVYPRGTVAMANAGPDTNGSQFFLVYADSVLPPQYTVFGTIDDAGLATLDAVAAAGVSTPGNDGLPNASVVIQTATS
- a CDS encoding MBL fold metallo-hydrolase — protein: MLVTGFPAGMFQTNCYVLAHDGADQCVIVDPGQDATEPLYRFLSESGVSPTAVLLTHGHLDHTWSVEPVCEKFGIPAYIHAEDRYMLSDPVKGTGPALAALLGDTTFSEPELVEELVGGASIELAGITFGVVHTPGHTQGSVVFTVDVDTPDGPIAIALTGDTLFAGSIGRTDLPGGNHEQLLRSIASSLLPLADDTVVLPGHGGRSSIGAERASNPFLVGLSDPEQGKL